One uncultured Campylobacter sp. genomic window, AGTTAAATTTAGAAAATTTCAACCTCGTGATTTTAGATCTCACGCTTCCGGGGATGGACGGGCTTGAGGTCTGCAAAGAGATCCGCAAAAATACCGATATACCGATCATAATCTCAAGCGCCCGCCACGATCTGACCGATAAGATCAACGCTTTTGATTTCGGTGCGGACGATTATCTGCCAAAGCCTTACAATCCGCAAGAGCTTTTAGCGCGCATCAAGCGCCACATCGAGCGCTACGACATAAACTCGCTCCAGCGCTCCGCCAAGCCCAAAAAAGACCTCGAAGTGGATGATTTCCGCCACGTCATCAGCTTCAAAGGACAGCCGCTGTCGCTCACCATCGCCGAATACGACGTGCTTTCGTATCTCATCAAAAAAGAAGGCGGCGCGATCACCCGCGAGGAGCTCATCTACAACTGCAGCTCCATAAGCGAGGAATCCTCGAGCAAAAGCATCGACGTCATCATAGGTCGCATCCGCCTAAAGCTTGGCGAAACGTCCAAGGCGCCAAGCTACATCCACGCTATCCGCGGCGTAGGCTATAAGCTGATACAATGAGCGCTCGCGC contains:
- a CDS encoding response regulator transcription factor, whose translation is MTKILMIEDDLELAEILSEYLQQYDINITVADDPFLGLSKLNLENFNLVILDLTLPGMDGLEVCKEIRKNTDIPIIISSARHDLTDKINAFDFGADDYLPKPYNPQELLARIKRHIERYDINSLQRSAKPKKDLEVDDFRHVISFKGQPLSLTIAEYDVLSYLIKKEGGAITREELIYNCSSISEESSSKSIDVIIGRIRLKLGETSKAPSYIHAIRGVGYKLIQ